A genomic window from Sorex araneus isolate mSorAra2 chromosome 2, mSorAra2.pri, whole genome shotgun sequence includes:
- the PLEKHF2 gene encoding pleckstrin homology domain-containing family F member 2 — translation MVDRLANSEANTRRINIVENCFGAAGQPLTIPGRVLIGEGVLTKLCRKKPKARQFFLFNDILVYGNIVIQKKKYNKQHIIPLENVTIDSIKDEGDLRNGWLIKTPTKSFAVYAATATEKSEWMNHINKCVTDLLSKSGKTPSNEHAAVWVPDSEATVCMRCQKAKFTPVNRRHHCRKCGFVVCGSCSEKRFLLPSQSSKPVRICDFCYDLLSTGDSGLGQPTRSDSYSQSLKSPLNDASDDDDDDDSSD, via the coding sequence ATGGTGGATCGCTTGGCTAATAGTGAAGCCAACACCAGACGTATAAATATTGTTGAAAACTGTTTTGGCGCAGCTGGTCAGCCCTTAACCATCCCCGGACGGGTTCTTATCGGAGAGGGTGTCTTGACTAAGCTGTgtagaaaaaaacccaaagccaggcagtttttcttatttaatgaCATTCTTGTGTATGGTAACATTGTCATCCAGAAGAAGAAATACAACAAACAGCACATCATCCCCCTGGAGAATGTCACCATCGACTCCATCAAGGACGAGGGGGACTTGAGGAACGGCTGGCTCATCAAGACCCCCACCAAGTCCTTTGCTGTGTACGCTGCCACCGCCACCGAGAAGTCAGAGTGGATGAATCACATCAACAAGTGCGTCACCGACCTACTCTCCAAGAGTGGCAAGACCCCCAGCAACGAGCACGCCGCGGTCTGGGTGCCCGATTCAGAGGCTACTGTGTGCATGCGCTGTCAGAAGGCCAAGTTCACGCCAGTCAACCGCCGCCACCACTGCCGTAAGTGCGGCTTCGTGGTCTGCGGGTCTTGCTCCGAGAAGCGCTTCCTACTGCCCAGCCAGTCCTCCAAGCCTGTGCGCATCTGTGACTTCTGCTATGACCTGCTCTCCACCGGGGACTCGGGCCTGGGCCAGCCCACCAGGTCGGACTCCTACAGCCAGTCATTGAAGTCGCCGCTGAATGACGCGTCAGACGATGACGACGATGATGACAGCAGCGACTGA